In the Triticum aestivum cultivar Chinese Spring chromosome 2B, IWGSC CS RefSeq v2.1, whole genome shotgun sequence genome, TGGGCGGGGGCACGGTGGAGGCGCTCAACAAGGAGCGGCACGCCTGGCTGTGCCGCTGCAACCGCCACGCGCTCCCGTGCGTCTTCCAGCAGCGCGCCGGCACCTCGGCCACCGGCAACGGCCCCTGCGGCAAGGGCAAGGCGGCGACCACTGCCGGTGGGATGGTGGCGAGGAGGAAGGTGaggcaggagcaggaggaggagctccggactGTCATGTACCTCAGCAATTGGGGACCCAACAACTAACTTAGCTGAGTAGTCATTACTTACAGTCCTCTAGATCTTCTTAGAAGATGGCTAGATTGGTTTGTGCTAGTTGCACCAGTTCGTGTGGCTGGATGATGTGATCTGAATATGCATATTCACTCTCAGCTCGTGTAAGACACAGTACGGTACATACTACATAGTACTCCCATGATCCGGAAGGATTTCAGAAAAGCATAAATCCTGAATTTGCAGCATCGAGCGTCAAAGGCCTTGGTACAGTTCATCCCCGTTACTCGTTAGTCAGTCATATGACCAAGGGTAAACAGTGTCAATTCTGCTGTCAAAAAAGGGCATGTCCCGACTATTGTAGTCGATGCTGCGTGAACCAGCTAATCCAGCCTGAATTATTTTGCGGACAGAGCACTCGTCCTTGCTCGGTTGCTCCCATGCATATAAACATTACCTGCAGGCTGCGGTTGCACCAGCAGCCTGAATTGGTTCAGAAATGGCGGTCCATTTCGTTCGATCCCGAGGCACGCGAGCTGGTGCTAGAAGGACTTGCTTATGACAGGAATCCTAGTTCGTATTCCGAGTTCACCTTTGGAGCATCAGTTTCACGTACAAAACCATAATAACTGGTACATTCCTTCGTTTCGAGCGGAGGGCGACGCAGACCGCCGTTGGGCAAGGCTGCAGCCGGCAGTGTGAAGCCGCCAGCGTAGGGAGCTGCTCATAAAAACAAGGAATCAGCTTGGCTGCGGacaaaaatgtactccctccgtaaagaaatataatacAAGAAATATAATAAGTAGTGTTTATatcattaaagtagtgatctaaacactcttatatctTATACTTTTATACACAGCGACAGCCTATGAGCAGAATGTACACAGCGACAGCCTATGAGCAGTTCAGAATGTACACAGCGACAGCCTATGAGCAGTACTTTGCTCACAACAGAACAAGGTATCCTGCTAACTCCAGGTATTGCATCCATTTGCTCCATCTGCTCAGAGTTCACTTggtggccctttagtgccggttctgcaacagAACGTGGTGGCCATTTGCTCCAACAgaacgtggtggccctttagtgccggttctgcaaccggcactaaagtgtggggactaaaggtccccccctttagtcccgattcaacacggaccgccactaaagggccaccacgtggcacgagcccgcaCCGGGGGCTGGGAGAACTTTAGTACCTGTTGataacaccaaccgatactaaaaggTTTAgagggttttgggtttatgatttctttttactttaattttgtgtttttcatttgattctttttcatttattggtattttacgatacaacatattgtacacattatgcatagATATAAATAGAAATTCTCGTGTGTATATATGATCGAATGTCTCGTACCACCATTCACACGTACACATGTATATATACAGTTTGGTATATATATACCCTTTctcctacatggaggcattaccgcagtagcgggtaatggtattctcctttgggatctatgacatGGTCGAGCAAAAATTTCGTtgtttcctcttgaattgcttgtagGCGATCCTccggtaggagcttatcccgcatctCTTGGAACtttaaagaaggagatcaatatgcatatattagttgtgtgtgtatatattagatatcgataatgatgtaataattgtgaatagtgttctggcaaacgtacccatagtTGTCTAGCAGatgtgctcctttcggacgccatcatgcgaatgtacTCGCAAACGATGTATGCACATACATTAGTCCCCGACGCCTGCTTTATGGCCTTTAGGAGAATAGAATTCAACCAAATAATAATTAAGCAAgtatgataattaatggtattgaaactagaattaagaTATGGTAGTAGTACTATACTGAACTAATTACCTTGGGTCGAGACCAATACAGCTTTTGTTTCCATTGGCCTGGAACcattttgatgaacttttcccaagccctgcccgccggcaaagaaagtgaataaaggagttattgattagttgatatcaggaattGACGAACTGAAGAGGCCgagataatgattgaaattacctttTGACCATCCCCTTCACGATTTCATACTGAGTAGCTggtttaagtagtgagtccagtaataCAACTTTTGCATCTTCAACTTGAATGATTAATAAGATCCGGtgaaaactgcatgcgcacacgtttgcatgtattaATTAAGAGGGCATGTGCAAACACTCATCAGCTATCCTAAACCCtatatacacttattaacatctagctagtaagcaaaaactgaatttgtagtacaagacaatgtGACTCACCCGAAGTattaaggaagtagtatatctcgattggaatttaggcgcttcaagaactctaccaaGCTTTTTTGTGTGTCTTGTCTCGAATATTTTATTGTccatgtctcttcattaatggtatttggttcaatgacccaatgccatagcgtccagcttttttcatttcgtAGATCTTCATGCTGCATAATACCGCAAAAAGAATATAGTggggataattacaggtaatgatcaacgagCACCAGCTAGCTTGAGACATAAGTTACAGacagaaatcacttacagacaatagcaactgacgatagatttgtcgagtgcgtcttgattgaataactgaagcAGTTCTGTATACTCAACATACAGATCCTTCGCATGGAAGTAATGCTCTGGCCTGACTTTCAGCATGAGGGACTCTTCATCGGtagtcttggtaattttcatgtaccattcatgcaattcatacattctcgttgagagcttcttgacctcctcgggcttgaccataggttcgccgcggacatatttccgttttagctCCTTCTCTTTAAAGGTTTCCATGATCTCCAATTCTAGGAGTTGTTCTACAGTGCATCCAATCTCTGCAGCCTGGATTATATGATCGTCGGTTATTACCAGTTGATCGGCCGCGCGGGTACTCACATGTGTTGGTACAATGAGCGGGGTgatcgattgcaccgcctgttctctCAGCTGGGGAACAGTTTTTCCGCcttttttggcagctgcttggctcaagctcgagctcgagctcaagcCCTTTTTTTGTTGTGCTTGgtatgccttcctgatttggcgctcatagtctaagtcaataggcttgggagctggtgctttagccatacgaataaagtggtccaCGACATGCTTAgacactttctcctttggcggcggtggcggttttggtccaaaatgggcgtccaattGGGCCCTGCATTCGGCTGCG is a window encoding:
- the LOC123042547 gene encoding uncharacterized protein is translated as MASGGGKATASSWAAAMSVGGGTVEALNKERHAWLCRCNRHALPCVFQQRAGTSATGNGPCGKGKAATTAGGMVARRKVRQEQEEELRTVMYLSNWGPNN